A stretch of Paucidesulfovibrio gracilis DSM 16080 DNA encodes these proteins:
- the dxr gene encoding 1-deoxy-D-xylulose-5-phosphate reductoisomerase, whose product MQTYISPWPEESATPDFPRKLVLLGSTGSIGQSALRVVEQHPELFSILALAGGRNVKRLAEQAIQFRPPLLALLNAEDAPRLQDRLPADYTPEILTGSPAYVALARLEEAQMVLSAIVGAAGFAPTLAAARAGKAIALANKESLVLGGHLIREACHRTGALILPVDSEHNALFQALAGHGGEHSQPYRLILTASGGPFRGRSREDLHQVTREQALNHPNWSMGAKISIDSSTLMNKGLEVIEACQLYGVPAEQVDVVVHPQSIVHSLVEYDDGSQLAHLGLPDMQVPIAHCLCYPRRVTLGLKRLNLAECAKLTFEAPDLTAFPCLRLAKEAFAAGPSHPVVLNAANEVAVDLFLNGKIRYLAIPEMIENALAAHSGTTVDTPEAILQLDKETRQALIQS is encoded by the coding sequence GTGCAAACCTATATTTCTCCCTGGCCGGAAGAGTCCGCCACCCCTGATTTTCCGCGCAAACTCGTTTTGCTCGGATCCACCGGCTCCATCGGCCAAAGCGCTCTGCGGGTGGTGGAGCAACATCCGGAACTCTTTTCCATCCTGGCCCTGGCAGGTGGGCGCAACGTAAAACGCCTGGCCGAGCAGGCCATCCAATTTCGTCCCCCGTTGCTGGCGTTGCTGAATGCGGAGGATGCGCCCCGGCTTCAGGACCGGCTTCCTGCCGACTATACCCCGGAAATACTGACCGGCTCCCCGGCATATGTTGCATTGGCACGCCTGGAAGAGGCGCAGATGGTCCTTTCGGCCATCGTGGGAGCAGCAGGCTTCGCGCCGACCTTGGCCGCGGCGCGGGCAGGCAAGGCCATTGCCCTTGCCAACAAGGAATCCTTGGTTCTCGGCGGCCACCTCATCCGGGAGGCCTGCCACCGTACGGGCGCCCTGATTCTGCCCGTGGATTCGGAACACAACGCCCTGTTTCAGGCTCTGGCCGGACATGGCGGCGAACACAGCCAACCCTATCGGCTCATTCTTACGGCCTCGGGCGGTCCCTTCCGTGGTCGCTCCCGGGAAGATCTGCACCAGGTTACGCGGGAACAAGCCCTCAACCATCCCAACTGGTCCATGGGTGCCAAGATCAGCATTGATTCCTCCACACTCATGAACAAAGGACTGGAGGTCATCGAGGCATGCCAACTCTACGGCGTACCCGCGGAGCAGGTGGACGTGGTGGTGCATCCCCAATCCATTGTCCATTCCCTGGTGGAATACGACGACGGATCGCAACTGGCCCATCTGGGCTTGCCGGACATGCAGGTGCCTATCGCGCATTGCCTTTGCTACCCCCGACGGGTTACCCTGGGTCTTAAGCGCCTGAACCTGGCGGAATGCGCAAAGCTGACGTTTGAAGCGCCCGACCTCACGGCTTTTCCCTGCCTGCGACTGGCCAAGGAAGCTTTTGCGGCCGGGCCGAGCCACCCGGTGGTACTCAACGCCGCCAATGAAGTGGCCGTAGACCTGTTCCTCAACGGAAAAATCCGCTATCTTGCTATCCCGGAAATGATCGAAAACGCCCTTGCGGCCCATTCCGGCACCACTGTCGATACCCCGGAAGCCATCCTGCAGCTGGACAAGGAAACACGGCAGGCACTCATTCAATCCTGA
- a CDS encoding phosphatidate cytidylyltransferase, translating to MPVNTHQQRIITGLLALTIPAAGIFCGGWVLLTVLLIFCGLTLWEFYALFWTQGHLRLRSAGLVCAGLLFWAAVLRDPTWIIFALLVSFWTGGLAFLFRFQTQREIPARDAMVFLFGLVYLPLTLHFPLLWNSMEIVLVLLAAMAGDTAAYYAGSLWGRKKIWPAVSPKKSWVGSIAGMSATMALTVLLGLAFGNAPLWAFALLGAVLNMAGQLGDFFESALKRGLGIKDSGTILPGHGGMLDRVDSLLFIIPVYALARECAPLLILGNHFTPLLSPVTGS from the coding sequence ATGCCAGTCAACACGCACCAACAACGCATCATAACCGGCCTGCTCGCCCTGACCATCCCGGCGGCGGGTATCTTTTGCGGCGGCTGGGTTCTCCTGACCGTTCTTCTGATTTTTTGCGGCCTGACGCTTTGGGAATTTTACGCCCTGTTTTGGACACAGGGACATCTCCGCCTGCGCAGCGCCGGACTGGTCTGTGCCGGTTTGCTGTTCTGGGCTGCGGTACTGCGTGATCCTACCTGGATCATTTTTGCGCTGCTCGTGAGCTTTTGGACCGGCGGACTGGCGTTTCTTTTCCGCTTCCAGACCCAACGGGAAATTCCGGCACGCGACGCCATGGTCTTTCTCTTCGGACTGGTCTATCTGCCGCTGACCCTACACTTTCCCCTGCTCTGGAATTCCATGGAAATCGTCTTGGTGCTGCTGGCGGCCATGGCGGGCGACACCGCAGCGTATTATGCGGGCAGTCTCTGGGGCCGAAAAAAAATCTGGCCTGCGGTCAGCCCGAAAAAATCCTGGGTCGGCAGCATCGCAGGCATGAGCGCCACCATGGCTTTGACCGTACTTTTGGGCCTCGCATTTGGAAACGCCCCCCTATGGGCCTTTGCCCTGCTCGGTGCCGTGCTGAACATGGCCGGACAACTTGGCGATTTCTTCGAGTCTGCACTCAAACGCGGCTTGGGCATCAAGGATTCCGGAACGATCCTTCCCGGTCACGGCGGCATGCTGGACCGAGTGGACAGCCTGCTTTTCATTATTCCAGTCTACGCCCTGGCCCGGGAATGCGCGCCTTTGCTGATCCTCGGCAATCATTTCACCCCGCTGCTGTCCCCAGTGACGGGTTCCTGA
- a CDS encoding isoprenyl transferase, with protein sequence MIPQHIAVIMDGNGRWAKARGMKRHEGHRAGVESARAVVTRCRELGVRHLTLYTFSTENWARPEEEKRVLFDLLVRFLKGELSTLVEQDIRLRLLGDIGRFPMAVRETLRMATNKTAHCRSMTLNLALNYGGRDEILRAVRSLLAEGVDASKLTAEQFEEALYTQGQPDPELVIRTSGEQRLSNFLLWQAAYSEFYFTPTLWPDFGAEELEKAVDDYSRRQRRFGKTGDQVQPTDSIASRGSAG encoded by the coding sequence ATGATACCCCAGCATATCGCCGTCATCATGGACGGCAATGGCCGATGGGCCAAAGCGCGGGGCATGAAGCGTCACGAAGGGCACCGGGCCGGCGTCGAGTCGGCCCGGGCCGTTGTGACGCGGTGCCGGGAACTGGGCGTACGCCACCTGACCCTCTACACCTTTTCCACGGAAAACTGGGCCAGGCCGGAAGAAGAAAAACGCGTCCTTTTCGACCTGCTGGTACGCTTTCTCAAAGGCGAACTCTCCACACTGGTGGAACAGGACATCCGGCTACGCCTCCTGGGCGATATCGGTCGTTTTCCCATGGCCGTTCGCGAAACCCTGCGCATGGCCACCAATAAAACCGCCCATTGCCGGAGCATGACCCTGAACCTGGCCCTGAACTACGGCGGCCGCGATGAAATCCTGCGCGCTGTGCGATCCCTGTTGGCCGAGGGCGTGGACGCCTCGAAGCTTACAGCGGAACAGTTTGAAGAGGCGCTCTATACCCAGGGGCAGCCCGATCCGGAATTGGTCATCCGCACCTCCGGCGAACAACGGCTTTCCAACTTCCTGCTTTGGCAGGCGGCGTACAGCGAGTTCTACTTCACGCCTACGCTCTGGCCAGATTTTGGCGCCGAGGAGCTGGAAAAAGCGGTTGACGACTATTCCCGGCGGCAACGGCGTTTCGGCAAGACCGGGGACCAGGTGCAGCCCACCGATTCCATCGCTTCCAGGGGGTCTGCGGGCTAA
- the frr gene encoding ribosome recycling factor, which translates to MQSLIKDGKKRMDGALSNLEKEFGKLRTGRASTSLVDGIEVLYYGTPTPLNQIASVSIPDSRTITIQPWDKGAFSDVDKAIQKSDLGLTPVNDGKLIRINIPPLTEERRKELVKVAKKYTEDTKVAIRNVRRDLNESVKKMLKDKDTSEDEAHKAQDDIQKLTDDFVAKADDALAAKEKEILEI; encoded by the coding sequence ATGCAATCGCTCATCAAAGACGGAAAGAAGCGCATGGACGGCGCGCTTTCGAACCTGGAAAAAGAATTCGGCAAGCTGCGCACAGGCCGCGCCTCCACCTCCCTTGTGGACGGCATTGAGGTGCTCTACTACGGCACGCCCACTCCGCTGAACCAAATCGCGTCCGTAAGCATCCCCGACTCCCGGACCATCACCATCCAGCCCTGGGACAAGGGCGCCTTCAGCGACGTGGACAAGGCCATCCAAAAATCCGACCTGGGACTCACCCCGGTGAATGACGGAAAGCTCATCCGCATCAACATTCCTCCCCTGACCGAGGAACGCCGCAAAGAGCTGGTCAAGGTCGCCAAAAAATACACCGAGGACACCAAGGTCGCCATCCGCAACGTGCGCCGCGACCTCAACGAGTCCGTGAAAAAGATGCTCAAGGACAAGGACACTTCCGAGGACGAAGCGCACAAGGCTCAGGATGACATCCAAAAGCTCACGGACGACTTCGTAGCCAAGGCCGACGACGCGCTCGCAGCCAAGGAAAAGGAAATTCTTGAGATCTAA
- the pyrH gene encoding UMP kinase produces MDKMKYSRVLIKLSGEALAGDKSFGIDPEAIGQFGREIADVAASGLQLALVIGGGNIFRGMAASAKGMERAQADYMGMLATVMNALAVQDALEKLDCQTRVMTAFRMSEVAEPYIRRRAIRHLEKGRVVICAAGTGNPYFTTDSAATLRAMELKCEAIFKATKVDGVYDKDPAKFGDATKYADVTFSEVLQKRLGVMDSTAISMARDNELPIVVFNLFKEGNIRRVAHGETVGTIVQGG; encoded by the coding sequence ATGGACAAAATGAAGTACTCACGGGTATTGATCAAGCTCAGCGGCGAGGCGCTGGCCGGAGACAAATCATTTGGCATCGATCCCGAGGCCATTGGACAGTTCGGCCGGGAAATCGCCGATGTAGCCGCTTCGGGCCTGCAGCTGGCCCTTGTCATCGGCGGCGGCAACATCTTTCGCGGCATGGCCGCGAGTGCCAAGGGCATGGAACGTGCCCAGGCAGACTACATGGGCATGCTCGCCACGGTCATGAATGCTCTGGCCGTGCAGGATGCCCTGGAAAAGCTTGATTGCCAAACCCGTGTGATGACGGCCTTCCGTATGAGCGAAGTGGCGGAACCCTATATCCGGCGCCGGGCCATCCGACACCTGGAAAAGGGACGTGTGGTCATTTGCGCCGCGGGAACCGGTAATCCGTACTTTACCACGGATTCCGCCGCGACGCTGCGGGCCATGGAACTCAAATGCGAAGCCATCTTTAAGGCCACCAAGGTGGACGGCGTGTACGACAAGGATCCCGCCAAATTCGGCGATGCCACCAAGTACGCGGACGTGACCTTCTCGGAAGTCCTGCAAAAACGCCTCGGCGTTATGGACTCCACGGCCATTTCCATGGCTCGCGACAACGAACTGCCCATCGTCGTGTTCAACCTGTTCAAGGAAGGCAACATCCGACGAGTCGCCCACGGCGAGACGGTGGGAACCATCGTTCAAGGAGGATAG
- the tsf gene encoding translation elongation factor Ts, which produces MAITAAMVKDLREQTGAGMMDCKKALVEADGDIEQAVVYLREKGLAKAAKKAGRATSEGTVGLWVADDGASAALAELLCETDFAAKNEEFVAFAKKLAADVAKEKAESVDSLSDAAKDLTPLVSKIGENLQIGRLATLSVDGLVGSYVHANGKIGVLVALKGAKAGEHDQLAKDIAMQVAAANPLCVCSDQVPQDKLDKEKEIYKAQAMEEGKPEQIAEKIVLGRINKYYKEVCLLDQPFIKEDKKAVKDLLSGTGITIEGFARLALGEGCSED; this is translated from the coding sequence ATGGCTATTACCGCTGCTATGGTGAAAGACCTGCGCGAACAGACCGGCGCGGGCATGATGGATTGCAAGAAAGCCCTCGTTGAAGCCGACGGCGACATCGAACAGGCCGTCGTATATCTTCGTGAAAAAGGCCTGGCCAAGGCCGCCAAGAAAGCCGGTCGCGCCACCTCCGAAGGCACCGTCGGCCTTTGGGTCGCCGATGACGGTGCCAGCGCCGCCCTGGCCGAGTTGCTCTGCGAGACCGACTTCGCCGCCAAGAACGAAGAGTTCGTGGCCTTCGCCAAGAAACTGGCCGCTGACGTGGCCAAGGAAAAGGCCGAGTCCGTCGACAGCCTCTCCGATGCGGCCAAGGATCTGACTCCGCTCGTGAGCAAGATCGGCGAAAACCTGCAAATCGGCCGTCTGGCCACGCTGTCCGTGGACGGCCTGGTCGGCAGCTACGTACATGCCAACGGCAAAATCGGCGTTCTGGTCGCACTCAAGGGTGCCAAGGCCGGGGAACACGATCAGCTCGCCAAGGACATCGCCATGCAGGTGGCCGCGGCCAACCCGCTTTGTGTTTGCTCCGACCAAGTCCCGCAGGACAAGCTGGACAAGGAAAAGGAAATCTACAAAGCCCAGGCCATGGAAGAAGGCAAGCCCGAGCAGATCGCCGAAAAGATCGTCCTCGGACGTATCAATAAGTATTATAAAGAAGTCTGCCTGCTGGACCAGCCGTTCATCAAGGAAGACAAAAAAGCGGTCAAAGACCTGCTTTCAGGAACCGGAATCACCATCGAGGGCTTTGCAAGACTGGCCCTCGGAGAAGGCTGCTCCGAAGACTAA
- the rpsB gene encoding 30S ribosomal protein S2 produces the protein MAYVTMKQMLETGVHFGHQTRRWNPKMRPYIFGSRNGIHIMDLQQTVKMFAKAYDFVADSVAQGGKILFVGTKRQAQEAIKAEAERSGMFYVTHRWMGGMLTNFQTIKRSIDRLKKLETMFEDGSINRFPKKEVVHMSREVEKLNNTLGGIKDMTEPPAAAFVIDPKREHIAISECRKLGIPVVAVVDSNCDPDVVDFIIPGNDDAIRAIKLFSTHVAEACMEGSARLDEAKAEAKAQEKKAEAAKKQEKKAEAKAEKPEEKKAEDKAEEAKPEAETAE, from the coding sequence ATGGCTTACGTAACGATGAAGCAAATGCTGGAAACCGGCGTGCATTTCGGTCACCAGACCCGCCGCTGGAATCCCAAAATGCGCCCCTACATCTTCGGCTCCCGCAACGGCATCCACATCATGGATCTGCAGCAGACCGTGAAGATGTTCGCAAAGGCGTACGACTTTGTGGCCGATTCCGTGGCTCAGGGCGGGAAGATCCTGTTCGTGGGCACCAAGCGCCAGGCCCAGGAGGCCATCAAGGCCGAGGCCGAGCGTAGCGGCATGTTCTACGTCACGCACCGCTGGATGGGCGGCATGCTCACCAACTTCCAGACCATCAAGCGCAGCATCGACCGCCTCAAGAAACTTGAGACCATGTTCGAAGACGGCAGCATCAACCGCTTCCCCAAAAAGGAAGTGGTCCACATGAGCCGCGAAGTGGAAAAGCTGAATAATACCCTCGGCGGCATCAAGGACATGACCGAACCGCCGGCCGCGGCCTTCGTCATCGACCCCAAGCGCGAGCACATCGCCATTTCCGAATGCCGCAAGCTGGGCATCCCCGTTGTTGCCGTTGTCGACTCCAACTGCGACCCGGATGTGGTTGACTTCATCATCCCGGGTAACGACGACGCCATCCGCGCCATCAAACTCTTCTCCACCCACGTCGCCGAAGCCTGCATGGAAGGCTCCGCCCGCCTGGACGAAGCCAAGGCCGAGGCCAAGGCGCAGGAGAAAAAGGCCGAAGCCGCCAAGAAGCAAGAGAAAAAAGCCGAAGCCAAGGCTGAAAAGCCCGAAGAAAAGAAAGCCGAGGACAAGGCCGAAGAAGCCAAGCCCGAAGCTGAGACTGCTGAATAA
- a CDS encoding ribonuclease J, whose amino-acid sequence MSGSLTVYPMGGLGEIGLNCMALRTEQTMVLIDCGLMFPEDFLYGVDVAIPNFDFLLENRHEIQGIILTHGHEDHIGALPWLLPYVNAPIYSSRFTLGLVESKLREHGLDKYADLRPVEARERVEMDDLAFTFFPVCHSIIEGFGLGIETPVGRVVHTGDFKIDRNPLDGHATDLEGLARFASSGVTLLFSDSTNAEREGYSLTERETKLRLRELFAEAKSRILVTLFSSHIQRMQEIIDLAFDFGRKVGVSGKSLLRNLEIAQELGLLRVPHGVILPLEEVTQRPDDEVVLLVTGSQGEPLAALSRMSQGEHRQLAVQEGDLVIMSSRFIPGNVRAITKVINRLYKLGAEVLYESIAAIHASGHAHRQELRIMVDTVKPKFFVPVHGEYRHLVKHKRLAVECGVAPERALVVEDGQPFTLLPDGELRLEDPLDATVTLVDGKGVGDVGQTVLKERALLAGEGLVIVLLVIDENTGEITLGPDIVSKGFIFEQQYSHLLEDAKCIVLEVYENVPPGNLKKLKERLRSSLRRFFRKVLERDPVVVPLVISL is encoded by the coding sequence ATGAGCGGATCACTGACGGTCTACCCCATGGGCGGCCTTGGAGAAATCGGCCTGAACTGTATGGCCCTGCGCACCGAGCAAACCATGGTGCTCATCGACTGCGGACTCATGTTCCCCGAGGACTTCCTCTACGGGGTGGACGTAGCCATACCGAATTTTGATTTCCTGCTGGAGAACCGGCATGAAATCCAGGGCATTATTCTGACCCACGGCCACGAGGACCACATCGGCGCACTGCCTTGGCTGTTGCCGTATGTGAACGCTCCAATCTACAGCTCCCGGTTCACCCTGGGGCTGGTGGAATCCAAACTCCGCGAGCACGGACTGGACAAATATGCGGACCTGCGCCCTGTGGAGGCCAGAGAACGCGTAGAGATGGATGACCTGGCATTTACCTTCTTTCCGGTCTGCCACTCCATTATCGAAGGATTCGGCCTGGGCATTGAAACCCCTGTGGGGCGCGTGGTCCATACGGGCGACTTCAAGATCGACCGAAACCCCCTGGACGGACACGCCACAGACCTGGAAGGACTTGCCCGATTCGCCAGCTCCGGGGTGACCCTGCTTTTTTCCGATTCCACCAACGCCGAACGAGAAGGCTATTCCCTCACGGAACGGGAAACCAAGTTGCGATTGCGCGAGCTGTTCGCCGAAGCCAAGAGCCGTATTCTGGTGACCTTGTTCTCCTCCCACATCCAGCGCATGCAGGAAATCATCGACCTGGCCTTTGATTTCGGGCGTAAAGTGGGCGTGAGCGGCAAAAGCCTGTTGCGCAACCTTGAGATTGCTCAAGAACTCGGCCTGTTACGCGTCCCGCATGGCGTCATTCTTCCCCTGGAGGAAGTCACCCAGCGCCCGGACGACGAGGTCGTTTTACTGGTCACCGGCTCCCAGGGCGAACCCCTGGCCGCGCTGTCACGCATGTCCCAGGGCGAACACCGTCAGCTCGCCGTGCAGGAAGGCGATCTGGTGATCATGTCCTCCCGATTCATCCCCGGCAATGTGCGGGCCATCACCAAAGTCATCAACCGGCTCTACAAACTCGGAGCCGAGGTGCTCTACGAAAGCATCGCCGCCATCCATGCCTCGGGACACGCCCACCGTCAGGAACTGCGCATCATGGTGGACACCGTGAAGCCCAAGTTCTTCGTCCCCGTGCATGGAGAATACCGGCACTTGGTCAAACACAAGCGACTGGCCGTGGAGTGCGGCGTTGCCCCGGAACGCGCCCTGGTGGTGGAGGATGGCCAGCCGTTCACGCTGCTGCCCGACGGCGAACTGCGCCTGGAGGATCCCCTGGACGCCACTGTGACCCTGGTGGACGGCAAGGGGGTGGGCGACGTAGGACAGACAGTGCTCAAGGAGCGGGCGCTCCTGGCCGGAGAAGGCTTGGTCATCGTGCTGCTCGTCATCGACGAGAATACCGGCGAAATAACCCTCGGCCCGGACATCGTCTCCAAGGGATTCATTTTTGAACAACAATACTCCCACTTGCTGGAGGACGCCAAGTGCATCGTGCTGGAGGTTTACGAAAACGTCCCCCCCGGCAACCTGAAAAAACTCAAGGAACGGCTGCGCTCCTCCCTTCGCCGTTTTTTCCGCAAAGTACTTGAACGCGACCCCGTGGTGGTGCCGCTGGTTATCAGCCTTTAG